Proteins encoded by one window of Synechococcus sp. WH 7805:
- a CDS encoding DOMON-like domain-containing protein: MARHPVMVRQVCPLVPFSPDASPTLLASAEFVWEEHNTLELSFSLRPTQLGQQLPMLDFMDTAPGSSQGSGQRLDGLWEHTCFEAFFAQPNQDRYWELNVSPTGDWNLYRFESYRTDRVREQTPKPMIHWQSSKRDCRCTIVLSLDPWWTPVQLPELAISMVLKDSHNDLSYWALSHHGNEPDFHDRRAFLSA; the protein is encoded by the coding sequence ATGGCACGCCATCCTGTGATGGTGCGTCAGGTCTGCCCGCTGGTCCCCTTCTCTCCAGACGCATCCCCGACCCTGCTGGCCAGTGCCGAATTCGTATGGGAAGAACACAACACCCTCGAATTGAGTTTCAGCCTGAGGCCAACGCAATTGGGGCAGCAGCTTCCCATGCTGGATTTCATGGACACTGCACCTGGCTCGAGCCAGGGCAGCGGGCAGCGCCTCGATGGTCTCTGGGAACACACCTGTTTTGAAGCGTTTTTTGCCCAACCCAACCAGGATCGTTATTGGGAGCTGAATGTTTCACCAACGGGCGACTGGAATCTCTACCGATTCGAGAGCTATCGGACTGATCGAGTGCGCGAACAGACTCCCAAGCCAATGATTCATTGGCAAAGCTCCAAGCGGGATTGTCGCTGCACCATCGTGTTGAGCCTTGATCCCTGGTGGACTCCGGTGCAACTGCCGGAGTTAGCGATCTCGATGGTCCTGAAAGACAGTCACAACGACCTCAGCTACTGGGCTTTGTCTCACCACGGAAACGAGCCAGACTTTCACGACAGGCGAGCCTTTCTCAGCGCATGA
- a CDS encoding AEC family transporter, which yields MVPSLLTGALIGRCRPQWITPLATPLVRFGVPLSLMGLLLHGGLNRSLLLMALLSVTAIGLMLALLRGSGLITDALAMPDRQLASCIGNTAYFGIPAALALLPSEALPVSIGYDFGATLLAWGLGPLWLHQANHQGHGYDWGSLASHLMASPATRGLIGALIVLATPWHDAISAGLWLPSRVVIVLALAVVGMRLGTISSRVPSAVPERLLSPLVCKLLLFPMLMLLISLPLPLPLLAKKALVLQAAAPTAISVLLIAESGQCDASASAQLILRSTLIALISVPLWSVVLNRLF from the coding sequence ATGGTTCCCAGTCTTTTGACAGGGGCACTGATCGGTCGTTGTCGTCCGCAATGGATCACTCCGCTGGCCACACCCTTGGTGCGTTTTGGCGTTCCCCTGAGCTTGATGGGGTTGCTGCTTCACGGTGGGCTCAACCGCTCTCTTCTGTTGATGGCGTTGCTCTCCGTGACAGCGATCGGGCTCATGCTTGCTCTGTTGCGTGGGTCGGGGCTCATCACTGACGCTCTGGCCATGCCTGACCGACAGCTGGCCAGTTGTATCGGCAATACGGCCTACTTCGGCATTCCCGCTGCGTTGGCACTGCTTCCATCCGAGGCGCTTCCAGTGAGCATCGGCTACGACTTCGGGGCCACGCTTCTAGCTTGGGGACTGGGCCCTCTTTGGCTGCACCAGGCCAACCATCAAGGCCATGGTTACGACTGGGGCTCGTTGGCAAGCCATCTCATGGCCAGCCCTGCGACGCGCGGTCTGATCGGGGCCCTGATCGTTCTGGCCACCCCATGGCATGACGCCATCAGTGCGGGGTTGTGGTTGCCTTCTCGGGTGGTGATTGTTCTGGCACTTGCTGTGGTGGGGATGCGTTTGGGAACCATTTCCTCGCGCGTGCCTTCGGCTGTGCCCGAGCGTCTGCTGTCTCCCCTGGTCTGCAAGCTGCTGCTGTTTCCGATGCTGATGCTGCTGATCAGTCTTCCCCTGCCATTGCCTCTCCTCGCCAAGAAAGCTCTGGTGCTTCAGGCCGCTGCTCCGACAGCAATTTCGGTGTTGTTGATAGCGGAATCTGGGCAATGTGATGCATCGGCTTCCGCACAGTTGATTCTGCGAAGCACGCTCATCGCGTTAATCAGTGTGCCTCTGTGGAGCGTTGTACTGAATCGTCTGTTCTGA
- a CDS encoding amino acid ABC transporter permease, which yields MRHFCRHPVEACFSVVLLGCIAWAIWSTGFWLVQQAEWSVVSGNLPLFAVGGYPEASRWRPILWLALLVLLTGFTLAQPFLLQRLRLNSTMLSWSWLLMMPLGLWLLAGGGVLAPVPSRLWGGLVLTLLLTLFSGLIALPLGILLALGRCSELTTARLLSKIYIDGMRAVPLIAVLFFGQLLLPLFLPVQIEINRVFRAVVAFALFAAAYVAEDLRGGLQAVSPTQIEAAAALGLGPWQIQRLVILPQALRIAVPALTNQAVGLLQNTSLMAILGLVELLGISQSLLANPAYIGRHLEVYVWLAALYWLFCTAMALMARQFERQDPSNLIAARRS from the coding sequence TTGCGTCATTTCTGCCGTCATCCTGTTGAAGCTTGTTTCAGTGTTGTTCTGCTGGGTTGCATTGCCTGGGCGATCTGGTCAACAGGCTTCTGGCTTGTTCAACAAGCCGAATGGTCGGTGGTCTCAGGAAATCTGCCGCTCTTCGCAGTCGGTGGCTACCCGGAAGCGTCCCGATGGAGGCCAATCCTTTGGCTCGCGCTGCTGGTCCTGCTGACGGGATTCACATTGGCTCAGCCCTTTCTCCTGCAGCGGTTACGCCTCAACAGCACAATGCTGTCCTGGAGCTGGCTGTTGATGATGCCCCTCGGGCTGTGGCTGCTGGCCGGTGGTGGTGTGCTTGCTCCCGTCCCGTCCCGTCTCTGGGGAGGTCTTGTTCTGACCCTCTTGCTGACATTGTTCAGTGGATTGATTGCTCTTCCACTCGGCATTCTTCTCGCTCTGGGGCGCTGCAGCGAGCTCACTACGGCACGCCTTCTCTCCAAGATCTACATCGATGGGATGCGAGCTGTTCCGCTGATTGCTGTTCTCTTCTTTGGCCAGCTACTGCTTCCGCTGTTCCTGCCTGTTCAGATCGAAATCAATCGTGTCTTTCGTGCGGTTGTGGCGTTTGCCTTGTTTGCAGCTGCCTATGTGGCTGAGGATTTAAGAGGTGGACTGCAGGCGGTGTCTCCGACGCAGATCGAAGCTGCTGCTGCACTTGGACTCGGACCATGGCAGATCCAGCGCCTGGTGATTCTTCCGCAGGCTCTGCGCATTGCCGTTCCTGCGCTCACGAACCAGGCTGTTGGTTTACTTCAGAACACAAGTCTGATGGCCATTCTTGGTTTGGTGGAATTGCTTGGGATCAGCCAAAGTTTGCTGGCCAATCCGGCCTATATCGGACGCCACCTGGAGGTCTATGTCTGGCTCGCGGCGTTGTACTGGTTGTTCTGCACTGCGATGGCACTGATGGCGCGGCAGTTTGAACGCCAAGACCCCTCCAATCTCATTGCAGCCCGCCGTTCATGA
- a CDS encoding O-acetylhomoserine aminocarboxypropyltransferase/cysteine synthase family protein, with amino-acid sequence MTDQRFETLQLHAGQVPDPTTNARAVPIYQTSSYVFNDAEHGANLFGLKEFGNIYTRLMNPTTDVFEKRVAALEGGVAALATASGQSAQFLAITNCMQAGDNFVSTSFLYGGTYNQFKVQFPRLGINVKFAEGDDVDSFAAQIDEGTKAIYVEAMGNPRFNIPDFEGLSALAQRNNIPLIVDNTLGACGALLRPIEHGANVVVESATKWIGGHGTSLGGVIVDAGTFNWGNGKFPLMSQPSAAYHGLIHWDAFGFGSDICKMLGLPDDRNIAFALRARVEGLRDWGPAVSPFNSFLLLQGLETLSLRVERHAQNAMALATWLQAHPQVSDVSYPGLPGDPYHPAAKKYLTGRGMGCMLMFSLKGGYDDAVRFINSLKLASHLANVGDAKTLVIHPASTTHQQLSESEQASAGVTPTMVRVSVGLEHIDDIKADFDQALASGG; translated from the coding sequence GTGACGGATCAGCGTTTCGAAACCCTCCAGCTCCACGCAGGCCAGGTTCCTGATCCCACCACGAACGCCAGGGCTGTTCCGATTTATCAGACCAGTTCCTACGTGTTCAACGACGCCGAGCACGGCGCCAATCTGTTCGGACTGAAGGAATTCGGGAACATCTACACCCGTCTGATGAACCCCACCACCGACGTGTTCGAGAAGCGGGTGGCGGCTCTTGAAGGAGGTGTAGCCGCTCTGGCCACCGCCTCCGGCCAGTCCGCACAGTTCCTGGCGATCACAAACTGCATGCAGGCTGGTGACAATTTCGTCTCCACATCATTCCTTTACGGGGGCACCTACAACCAGTTCAAAGTTCAGTTTCCTCGGCTGGGAATCAATGTGAAGTTCGCCGAAGGTGATGACGTTGACAGCTTTGCGGCACAGATCGACGAGGGCACGAAGGCGATCTACGTGGAGGCCATGGGCAATCCTCGATTCAACATCCCCGATTTCGAAGGTCTTTCTGCCCTTGCACAGCGAAACAACATCCCACTGATCGTGGACAACACCCTCGGAGCTTGCGGTGCTTTGCTCCGGCCAATCGAACATGGCGCGAATGTCGTGGTGGAGAGCGCCACCAAATGGATCGGTGGCCATGGCACCAGCCTTGGTGGAGTGATCGTGGATGCCGGCACCTTCAACTGGGGCAACGGCAAATTCCCTCTCATGAGCCAGCCGAGTGCCGCCTATCACGGACTCATTCACTGGGATGCCTTTGGTTTCGGCAGTGACATCTGCAAGATGCTGGGTCTTCCTGATGACCGCAATATCGCCTTTGCGCTCAGAGCACGCGTGGAAGGACTTCGGGATTGGGGGCCAGCCGTCAGCCCCTTCAACAGTTTCCTGCTTCTCCAGGGACTCGAAACGCTGAGCTTGCGAGTAGAACGCCATGCACAGAATGCAATGGCGCTAGCCACCTGGCTGCAAGCCCATCCCCAGGTGTCAGATGTCAGCTATCCCGGTTTACCCGGTGACCCGTACCATCCAGCGGCAAAGAAATACCTCACCGGCCGCGGCATGGGCTGCATGCTCATGTTCTCGCTCAAAGGTGGCTATGACGATGCTGTTCGCTTCATCAACAGCCTCAAGTTGGCGAGTCATCTGGCCAACGTTGGCGATGCCAAGACGCTGGTGATTCATCCAGCTTCAACAACCCACCAGCAGCTGAGCGAAAGTGAACAAGCCTCAGCCGGTGTCACCCCCACCATGGTGCGTGTCTCCGTGGGCCTGGAACATATTGATGACATCAAGGCTGACTTCGATCAGGCCCTTGCATCAGGTGGTTGA
- a CDS encoding HdeD family acid-resistance protein: MSSRRIAAVLLVVAAIAAILLPFVSATLLTIGIGGIAFSAGIGQLLRLGAESTSQGKLFRVLSALPYIGGAVFILVDPIDSEISLTLFAGVLLLVEGVMELASGATTPGAAAGLAVVDGVVTSILGLLLVLEWPTDSLWALGTLFGVALFLSALSLFQTASDQPGV, translated from the coding sequence ATGAGCTCGCGCCGTATTGCTGCTGTTCTATTGGTTGTTGCGGCCATTGCAGCAATTCTTCTCCCATTCGTTTCAGCCACATTGCTGACCATCGGTATCGGTGGGATTGCTTTTTCCGCCGGAATCGGACAACTACTTCGCCTTGGTGCTGAGTCGACATCTCAGGGCAAGCTGTTTCGAGTGTTGTCTGCGCTTCCTTACATCGGTGGCGCGGTCTTCATTTTGGTCGACCCGATCGACAGTGAAATCAGCCTCACGCTGTTCGCAGGCGTTCTTCTCCTTGTTGAAGGGGTGATGGAACTGGCTTCTGGCGCCACAACCCCTGGTGCTGCTGCTGGTTTGGCAGTTGTGGATGGTGTGGTTACGTCGATTCTGGGGTTGCTCCTCGTTCTTGAGTGGCCAACGGACAGTCTCTGGGCTTTGGGCACTCTCTTCGGTGTCGCCCTGTTTCTCTCAGCCCTGAGTCTGTTTCAGACTGCCTCTGACCAGCCTGGCGTCTGA
- a CDS encoding amino acid ABC transporter ATP-binding protein produces the protein MTVVVRAESVNKSFKAGNRALDDVSFTVRHGEVLVVMGPSGSGKSTLIRTFNGLESIDSGSLEVVGIPLNSDHDERQIRRIRRRVGMVFQQFNLFPHLTILQNITLAPIQVKSIPKLQAERRAHALLDQMGIADQALKYPAQLSGGQQQRVAIARALALDPELMLFDEPTSALDPERVKEVLDAMRQLAADGMTMVVVTHELGFAREVADRVLFMDAGRIVELTDAEEFFTHAKEERSQRFLNQMAH, from the coding sequence ATGACCGTTGTTGTTCGTGCTGAGTCAGTCAACAAGAGCTTCAAAGCCGGGAATCGCGCGCTTGACGATGTGAGCTTCACTGTTCGCCATGGTGAGGTCCTTGTGGTCATGGGACCTTCCGGTTCGGGGAAGAGCACGCTCATTCGCACCTTCAACGGCTTGGAGTCAATCGATTCCGGATCCCTGGAAGTGGTTGGTATTCCTTTGAATTCCGACCACGACGAACGTCAGATCCGCAGAATCCGTCGTCGTGTGGGCATGGTGTTTCAACAGTTCAACCTGTTTCCCCACCTCACGATTCTTCAGAACATCACCCTGGCGCCGATTCAGGTGAAGTCGATCCCAAAGCTCCAGGCTGAACGCCGGGCGCATGCTCTGCTCGATCAAATGGGAATTGCTGATCAGGCACTCAAGTACCCCGCTCAGCTGAGTGGTGGACAGCAGCAACGGGTCGCCATCGCCAGAGCGTTGGCCTTGGATCCAGAGTTGATGTTGTTCGATGAGCCCACCAGCGCCCTTGATCCTGAACGGGTGAAGGAGGTTCTCGATGCCATGCGGCAACTGGCTGCCGATGGAATGACGATGGTGGTGGTCACCCATGAACTTGGTTTCGCCCGTGAGGTGGCGGACAGGGTGTTGTTCATGGATGCGGGACGGATTGTTGAACTAACCGATGCTGAAGAGTTCTTCACCCATGCCAAGGAAGAACGTTCTCAACGTTTTCTCAATCAGATGGCCCATTGA
- a CDS encoding lytic transglycosylase domain-containing protein: protein MTRFLIRRHHWATLLLGLPLLFTPLTVACRQLNAPASEPPEAVKPTLAGVGIELPTRSDLPVAPNGNHYPLVPAKADNTASLLVSIETALVDSDHDPAEIPLLAHQQQVIYRVLSHNPVLSEAVRNRLPSRWQWVFDQHISARRSFLAMHRGPASTTLPAWRIQAPAPQEDLLKAYRSAADATGIPWEVLAAVNLVETGMGRIDGVSVANAQGPMQFLPTTWAEPGIGRDGDIRDPWDAIHAAARYLVRRGGLNDIRRGLWGYNNSDHYGKAVLHYAALLQREPLTYRGLYNWQIHYAASAGDLWLHEGYAAASPVPVAEHLKRYPHSAPPQPAKPN, encoded by the coding sequence ATGACCCGGTTCCTCATCCGTCGTCACCACTGGGCGACTCTGCTACTGGGTCTGCCGCTTCTGTTCACGCCTCTCACCGTTGCCTGCAGGCAGCTGAACGCGCCGGCATCGGAGCCCCCTGAAGCCGTCAAGCCAACGCTGGCTGGCGTTGGAATTGAACTGCCAACCCGATCAGACCTTCCCGTGGCCCCGAACGGAAACCACTACCCCCTGGTCCCGGCCAAAGCAGATAACACAGCCTCTCTTCTGGTCAGCATCGAAACCGCTTTGGTGGACTCGGATCACGATCCAGCGGAGATTCCTCTACTGGCCCATCAACAACAGGTCATCTACCGGGTGTTGTCCCATAACCCGGTCTTATCTGAAGCGGTGCGGAATCGTCTGCCCTCGCGGTGGCAATGGGTGTTCGATCAACACATCTCCGCAAGACGCTCGTTCCTGGCCATGCACCGCGGACCAGCCTCCACAACCCTGCCCGCGTGGCGGATCCAGGCTCCTGCACCACAGGAGGATCTTCTCAAGGCCTACCGCAGCGCAGCGGATGCCACCGGAATTCCATGGGAAGTCCTGGCCGCTGTGAATCTTGTCGAAACCGGAATGGGCCGGATCGATGGTGTGTCCGTCGCCAATGCGCAGGGACCCATGCAATTCCTGCCCACCACCTGGGCCGAGCCTGGAATCGGCAGAGATGGAGACATTCGCGATCCATGGGATGCCATCCACGCAGCCGCGCGATACCTGGTGCGTCGTGGCGGCCTCAACGACATCCGCCGTGGTCTCTGGGGGTACAACAACAGTGACCATTACGGCAAGGCCGTTTTGCATTACGCCGCTTTGCTCCAACGGGAACCACTCACCTATCGAGGCCTTTACAACTGGCAAATCCATTACGCCGCCTCAGCGGGTGATCTCTGGCTGCATGAGGGATATGCAGCAGCGTCACCCGTCCCTGTGGCCGAGCATCTGAAGCGCTATCCCCACAGTGCGCCTCCTCAACCTGCAAAACCCAACTGA
- a CDS encoding ABC transporter permease subunit, which translates to MTRRQRWWIQVLLLVAVLTLAGILINNLTVNLIRTGLGLSFRWLSRPAGFAISEHLLPFQPGDSMAWALLMGWLNSLRVIACSIAFATVLGVVAGAASRSNNPLFSALAGLYVGLIRQIPLLLQLLFWYFVAFLGLPSEPLAPLGALIRVSNQAITVMGLNLSVEFAAVLVGLSVFTGAAIAEVVRGGLDAVPRGQWEAFRSLGIGEGLGLQRVVLPQALPAILPALSSQYLNLAKNSTLSIAVGYADLYAVSDTAITQTGRAIEGFLLLLLSFFLLNLLINSSMQILNHSVLNKGKRT; encoded by the coding sequence ATGACGCGTCGTCAACGCTGGTGGATCCAGGTTCTGCTGTTGGTGGCAGTGCTCACCCTGGCTGGAATTCTGATCAACAATCTCACCGTCAATCTGATCCGTACAGGGTTAGGACTGAGTTTTCGTTGGCTGAGTCGGCCAGCAGGATTTGCAATCAGCGAGCATCTCCTGCCGTTTCAACCCGGCGACAGCATGGCTTGGGCTTTGTTGATGGGATGGTTGAACAGTCTTCGAGTGATCGCTTGCAGCATTGCCTTTGCCACGGTCTTGGGCGTGGTTGCAGGCGCGGCATCTCGCAGCAACAACCCACTGTTCAGCGCACTTGCAGGTCTTTATGTAGGGCTGATCCGTCAGATCCCTCTGCTTCTGCAACTGCTCTTTTGGTATTTCGTGGCCTTTCTCGGTCTGCCATCCGAACCGCTGGCTCCCCTCGGGGCACTGATCCGAGTCTCCAATCAGGCGATCACGGTGATGGGACTCAATCTCAGCGTTGAGTTCGCAGCTGTGCTGGTTGGTCTCAGTGTTTTCACAGGCGCTGCTATCGCCGAGGTGGTTCGTGGAGGCCTGGATGCTGTTCCGCGGGGACAGTGGGAAGCCTTTCGCAGCCTAGGAATCGGTGAGGGTCTGGGCTTGCAACGCGTGGTTCTGCCTCAGGCTCTTCCTGCCATTCTCCCCGCTCTGAGCAGCCAATATCTCAATCTTGCCAAGAACAGCACCTTGTCGATCGCTGTTGGCTACGCAGATCTTTATGCCGTCAGTGATACGGCCATCACCCAGACGGGACGTGCAATTGAAGGGTTTCTGCTCTTATTGCTGAGCTTCTTTCTGCTCAACCTGCTGATCAACAGCAGCATGCAGATTCTCAATCACTCTGTGCTCAACAAGGGGAAGCGCACCTAG
- a CDS encoding alpha-ketoglutarate-dependent dioxygenase AlkB, producing MNWTLQSHWLPQECCRQWMERCNEQINWEQTKVRVYGRWHKVPRLTAFLADRSVSYRYSGALHRGSGWPPWFLPLLEKVSKQGNAPFNGCLFNLYRNGEDRMGWHADDEPEIDASFPIASLSFGATRDLQFRHRQTGQRLDLTLSDGDLLLMDPECQSLWMHGLPTRRRITTPRLNLTFRVFRTDDSVQRSTEAH from the coding sequence ATGAACTGGACCCTTCAGTCCCACTGGCTTCCCCAGGAGTGCTGTCGACAGTGGATGGAGCGGTGCAACGAGCAAATCAACTGGGAGCAGACCAAGGTCAGGGTCTATGGGCGGTGGCACAAGGTGCCGAGGCTCACAGCATTCCTTGCCGATCGATCGGTGTCCTATCGCTACAGCGGCGCTCTTCACCGGGGCTCAGGTTGGCCGCCGTGGTTCCTCCCGCTGCTCGAGAAAGTATCGAAACAGGGCAACGCACCCTTCAACGGGTGTCTGTTCAACCTCTATCGAAACGGCGAAGACCGGATGGGTTGGCATGCCGACGACGAACCAGAGATCGACGCTTCATTCCCGATCGCCTCACTCTCGTTCGGGGCAACGCGAGACCTGCAGTTTCGTCACCGACAGACTGGGCAGCGACTTGATCTCACGCTCTCAGATGGCGACTTGTTGCTGATGGATCCTGAGTGCCAGAGTCTGTGGATGCACGGTCTTCCGACCCGCCGCAGGATCACAACGCCGCGACTGAATCTCACCTTCCGTGTGTTCAGAACAGACGATTCAGTACAACGCTCCACAGAGGCACACTGA
- a CDS encoding phosphotransferase enzyme family protein, with protein MLSEPMVPPPRLFFRTLLTGKSAGRRHGFAVRPRRYTVTKAPSGSSTSLETIAGLFHPPEQIKAIDQLGAGNVNDTFLVTLEATAPRQAFVMQRLNTDVFESPELVMRNLLRLGDHVERRLAEEPPELSGRRWEIPKVLPTLDADGHWVEHEGEFWRSISYIGAATTTDVIKDEAHAWELGYGLGMFHHLISDLPTEELADTLENFHIAPAYLAELDAVIRRTAPITDARVNEALAFVDARREGLDVLEQACARGELKRRPIHGDPKINNVMIDDRTGHAVGLIDLDTVKPGLLHYDIGDCLRSCCNRLGEETATPEQVVFDLGLCRSILEGYLKVGRSFLSDDDVRHLPACIRLIPLELGLRFLSDHLSGDTYFKTERAGHNLDRAWVQFALTRSIERQWDELVSLIESLHGVN; from the coding sequence ATGCTGTCGGAGCCCATGGTGCCGCCTCCCCGGCTGTTTTTCCGCACACTCCTTACTGGCAAATCGGCTGGAAGACGGCATGGTTTCGCTGTGAGACCCAGGCGATACACCGTGACCAAGGCTCCCTCTGGCTCCAGCACATCCCTGGAGACCATCGCCGGACTGTTCCATCCACCAGAACAGATCAAGGCCATCGATCAGCTGGGGGCTGGAAACGTGAATGACACTTTCTTGGTCACCCTGGAGGCCACCGCACCGAGGCAAGCCTTCGTGATGCAGCGTCTCAACACGGACGTGTTCGAGAGCCCGGAGCTGGTGATGCGCAATCTCCTGCGCCTTGGTGATCACGTCGAGCGACGATTAGCTGAGGAACCACCTGAGCTTTCGGGGCGACGCTGGGAGATTCCAAAGGTTCTTCCCACCCTCGATGCCGACGGGCACTGGGTTGAACACGAGGGTGAATTCTGGCGATCGATCTCTTACATCGGAGCAGCAACAACAACTGATGTCATCAAGGATGAAGCCCATGCCTGGGAGCTGGGTTACGGCCTTGGGATGTTTCACCACCTGATTAGTGATCTGCCCACGGAAGAGCTGGCGGACACCCTTGAAAATTTCCACATTGCACCGGCGTATCTGGCTGAGCTCGATGCCGTTATCAGGAGAACAGCTCCCATCACAGACGCCAGAGTGAATGAAGCACTTGCCTTCGTGGATGCGCGTCGTGAAGGCCTAGATGTGCTTGAGCAAGCGTGCGCCAGGGGTGAACTGAAGCGCCGACCCATTCACGGAGACCCGAAGATCAACAACGTGATGATTGATGACCGCACCGGGCATGCGGTGGGGTTGATCGATCTCGATACGGTCAAGCCCGGATTGCTCCATTACGACATCGGCGACTGTCTCCGCTCCTGCTGCAACCGCCTCGGCGAGGAAACCGCAACGCCGGAGCAAGTGGTTTTTGATCTTGGGCTCTGCCGCTCGATCCTGGAGGGTTACCTCAAGGTGGGGCGATCCTTTCTCAGCGATGACGATGTGCGCCACCTGCCTGCGTGCATCCGCTTGATCCCCTTGGAACTGGGTTTGCGTTTTCTCTCTGATCACCTTTCAGGCGACACTTATTTCAAAACCGAGCGAGCCGGTCACAATCTGGATCGGGCCTGGGTGCAGTTTGCTCTCACCCGCTCGATCGAGCGGCAGTGGGATGAGCTGGTTTCCCTGATCGAGAGCCTTCACGGAGTGAACTGA
- a CDS encoding homoserine O-succinyltransferase, whose product MALILPPNYHKITAVERNRISWIEPKEAERQDIRPLRIGILNIMPLGKQYEFNLLHPLGLSVLQIEPIWIRLQSHAYKSWDQSHLKDLYVSWDEALAKGPLDGLIITGAPVEHLPFEEVTYWRELVALVEEARYTCASTLGLCWAGFALAYLAGVNKETFNRKLFGVYPMRSLVPGHSLMGTQDDQFLCPQSRHAGLPDAAMESAQRQGRLRLLAHGESVGYTIFETPDQRQLMHLGHPEYNVGRIVAEMERDKARGDVPPPENFNADHPRTLWRSHRNLLFQQWLWFCYQRVSLLG is encoded by the coding sequence ATGGCGCTGATCCTTCCGCCCAACTATCACAAGATCACAGCGGTTGAACGCAACCGCATCTCCTGGATCGAACCGAAGGAGGCTGAACGACAGGACATCCGTCCTCTACGAATCGGCATTCTGAACATCATGCCGCTGGGAAAGCAGTATGAGTTCAACCTCCTCCACCCTCTCGGCCTCTCTGTGCTCCAGATCGAGCCGATCTGGATAAGGCTGCAAAGCCATGCCTACAAAAGCTGGGATCAATCCCATCTCAAGGACCTGTATGTGAGTTGGGATGAAGCCCTTGCTAAGGGCCCGCTCGATGGCCTGATCATCACCGGTGCCCCCGTTGAACATCTGCCCTTTGAAGAGGTCACCTACTGGCGAGAGCTGGTGGCTCTTGTGGAGGAGGCTCGCTACACATGCGCCAGCACGCTTGGACTCTGTTGGGCTGGATTTGCTTTGGCCTATCTGGCCGGCGTGAACAAGGAGACCTTCAACCGCAAGCTGTTTGGGGTTTATCCAATGCGCAGCCTGGTTCCAGGCCACTCGTTGATGGGCACCCAGGATGATCAATTTCTCTGTCCGCAAAGCCGCCATGCCGGCTTGCCAGACGCAGCCATGGAATCAGCGCAACGGCAGGGACGGCTGCGCCTGCTCGCCCATGGTGAATCGGTTGGCTACACCATTTTCGAGACCCCCGATCAGAGGCAGCTGATGCATCTCGGGCACCCTGAATACAACGTTGGCCGCATTGTCGCTGAGATGGAGCGAGACAAAGCCCGAGGTGACGTACCACCACCGGAGAATTTCAACGCGGACCATCCCAGGACCCTCTGGCGTTCCCATCGGAATCTGCTGTTCCAGCAATGGCTCTGGTTCTGTTACCAGCGGGTTTCATTACTGGGATAA